The following are encoded together in the Juglans microcarpa x Juglans regia isolate MS1-56 chromosome 2D, Jm3101_v1.0, whole genome shotgun sequence genome:
- the LOC121250329 gene encoding probable LRR receptor-like serine/threonine-protein kinase At5g48740, whose amino-acid sequence MASVVLRDIKSTKNLWRESEFMNMRCFWVGFFLFCGLWVVGFCDQDGFLSMSCGGTTTYTDSSNISWVPDGEYVSTGNISTSSSGDPIRFFPDIQGRKCYRIPVKNASSLILVRAQFLYKNYDGRGKPPAFSVSLGTAITSTINLTTNDPWTEEFIWPVNKDTLSFCLHAIPEGGSPVISSLEVRPLPQGAYASGIGDFPNKSLRKSYRINCGYANGSLRYPLDPSDRIWDADQNFMPLHLSTGFTIQQSLDLSSLREAPPAAVLQTARVLARRNVLTYNLPLDTLGDYCIFLYFAGILPVSSTFDVFINGDAVKSNYTVKISDVSTLYITQKGVKSLNLTLKNITYYPQVNAIEVYEIVDIPPEASSTTVSALQVIEQSTGLNLGWQDDPCSPSTWDHIGCEGSLVTSLDLSDINLRSISPTFGDLLDLKTLDLHNTSLTGQIQNLGSLQELQKLNLSFNELTSFGSDLDTLASLRILDLQNNSLQGIVPDSLGELVDLQLLNLENNKLQGTLPESLNRETLEIRTSGNLCLSFSTMTCSGVSSNPSIETPQVTIFPPKKHTGHDHIAIIAGAAGGAILALLFFSSIIFICIKKKRTEVTYTSRSVTEMRNWNAAKVFSYKEIKAATNKFKEVIGRGSFGSVYLGKLPDGKLVAVKVRFDKSQLGADSFINEVYLLSQIRHQNLVCLEGFCHESKQQILVYEYLPGGSLADHLYGPISKKALLSWVRRLKIVIDAAKGLDYLHNGNEPRIIHRDVKCSNILLDEEMNAKVCDFGLSKQITQADATHVTTVVKGTAGYLDPEYYSTQQLTEKSDVYSFGVVLLEIICGREPLNHSGTPDSFNLVLFAKPYLQAGAFEIVDDSLMGTFDVESMRKAALIAVRSVERDASQRPTIAEVLAELKEAYSIQLSYLASHEHAN is encoded by the exons ATGGCGTCTGTGGTTCTGAGAGatataaaaagtactaaaaattTGTGGAGGGAGTCTGAGTTCATGAACATGAGGTGTTTCTGGGTCGGTTTCTTTCTGTTCTGCGGCTTATGGGTTGTTGGTTTCTGTGACCAAGACG GTTTCTTGAGTATGTCTTGCGGTGGAACTACTACTTATACTGATTCATCCAACATATCATGGGTCCCGGACGGTGAATATGTAAGCACAGGTAACATCAGCACCTCCTCGTCTGGTGATCCAATCCGGTTTTTCCCAGATATTCAAGGTCGCAAGTGTTATAGAATCCCAGTAAAGAATGCTTCCTCGTTGATACTCGTAAGGGCACAATTCCTGTACAAAAACTATGATGGAAGGGGGAAACCCCCTGcattctctgtttctcttgGGACAGCTATTACTAGCACCATAAACCTCACCACTAATGATCCATGGACAGAAGAGTTTATATGGCCAGTTAATAAGGACACGCTCTCCTTCTGTTTGCATGCCATTCCAGAAGGTGGATCTCCTGTCATTTCTTCTCTTGAAGTACGACCACTGCCTCAAGGAGCTTATGCAAGTGGCATTGGGGATTTTCCCAATAAGTCACTTAGAAAGAGTTATAGAATCAATTGTGGTTATGCCAATGGCTCGTTGCG GTATCCTTTGGATCCATCTGATCGTATATGGGATGCTGATCAAAACTTTATGCCACTTCACCTGTCAACGGGGTTTACTATTCAACAAAGCTTAGATCTGTCTAGCTTAAGGGAGGCTCCCCCTGCTGCTGTGCTTCAAACTGCACGTGTTTTGGCAAGAAGGAATGTGTTGACATATAACCTTCCTCTCGACACCCTTGGTGACTACTGCATTTTCCTCTATTTTGCCGGGATTCTTCCTGTGTCCTCTACATTTGATGTATTCATTAACGGAGATGCTGTGAAATCGAACTATACTGTAAAGATATCAGATGTTAGTACTCTATATATTACACAGAAGGGTGTTAAGAGCTTGAACCTTACACTGAAGAATATTACTTACTATCCTCAAGTCAATGCAATTGAGGTCTATGAGATAGTTGATATTCCACCGGAAGCTTCCTCAACCACAG TTTCAGCACTTCAGGTCATTGAGCAGTCCACTGGTTTAAATCTGGGATGGCAAGATGATCCGTGCTCTCCTTCAACATGGGACCATATTGGTTGTGAAGGAAGTCTTGTTACATCATT GGACCTTTCAGACATCAACCTGAGGTCAATCAGTCCAACATTTGGTGACTTGTTGGATCTTAAAACACT GGATCTGCATAACACTTCTCTTACTGGTCAGATACAGAACTTGGGTAGCTTGCAAGAGCTTCAGAAATT GAACCTGAGTTTCAATGAGCTAACTTCCTTTGGTTCGGATTTGGACACCTTGGCTAGCCTTCGCATTCT GGACTTGCAAAATAATAGTTTACAGGGAATAGTTCCTGACAGCTTGGGAGAGTTAGTGGACCTTCAGTTATT GAATCTGGAGAACAATAAACTACAAGGTACCCTACCAGAGTCTTTGAACAGAGAAACTTTGGAAATTAG AACGTCAGGGAATTTGTGCCTTTCCTTCTCCACAATGACATGCAGTGGCGTTTCATCCAACCCTTCAATTGAGACACCGCAAGTTACTATATTCCCCCCAAAGAAGCATACCGGACATGATCATATAGCAATTATAGCTGGTGCAGCTGGTGGAGCCATACTTgcacttctcttcttttccagtATAATTTTCATCTgcataaagaaaaagagaactGAAGTCACATATACATCAA gGTCTGTAACAGAGATGCGAAACTGGAATGCAGCAAAAGTCTTTTCCTACAAAGAAATCAAAGCAGctacaaacaaatttaaggagGTTATAGGCCGTGGTAGTTTCGGATCTGTTTACCTTGGAAAGCTTCCAGATGGTAAATTAGTTGCTGTGAAAGTGCGGTTTGATAAAAGCCAACTTGGGGCTGATTCTTTTATCAATGAG GTCTATCTTTTGTCACAAATTCGCCATCAAAATCTTGTATGTTTGGAAGGATTCTGTCATGAATCAAAGCAGCAAATACTAGTCTATGAGTATCTACCTGGAGGGTCATTGGCTGATCACCTTTACG GTCCAATCAGTAAAAAAGCTTTATTAAGCTGGGTTCGAAGACTGAAAATTGTTATTGATGCTGCAAAAG gattGGACTATTTACACAATGGAAATGAACCAAGAATCATACATCGTGATGTGAAGTGCAGCAATATTCTTTTGGATGAGGAAATGAATGCCAAGGTCTGTGACTTTGGTCTCTCTAAACAAATAACCCAGGCAGATGCAACTCATGTCACAACTGTTGTCAAGGGCACTGCTGGATATTTAGATCCAGA ATATTATTCCACCCAACAGCTGACCGAGAAGAGTGACGTGTACAGCTTTGGGGTTGTTCTCTTGGAGATCATATGTGGGAGAGAACCTTTGAATCACTCGGGAACTCCAGACTCATTCAATCTGGTGTTATTT GCCAAGCCCTACTTACAGGCAGGGGCATTTGAGATTGTTGATGACAGCCTAATGGGAACTTTCGATGTGGAGAGCATGAGAAAGGCAGCCTTAATTGCTGTGAGGTCAGTAGAGAGAGATGCATCACAAAGACCAACGATTGCTGAGGTTTTGGCAGAACTGAAAGAAGCCTACAGTATTCAGCTCTCTTATCTCGCATCTCATGAACATGCCAACTGA